ATTGTGCGCCCATCGAGTGTTAATTCATGGTCGGTGCAGTAGCTATATTATGTTGTGCTTTGTATATGTGTAGATCCATGTAGCGAGGTTATTATTACATCCCCCTGAGAGTAAATCTCCGCTACAATATTAATAACTTTGTACACATGTAATACATAAGtaagtaatgtaataaataagtataatcgGCATTTAGAACTGAAatcacaagctttattgagttTAACCTTTTTGCTGCCACGTCAATGAATAATAAAGTGTCTTCAATGCCACTTCAAGAACtgcacgtatacaaacctgTCCAAAACCACCACTAAGTtgtggcgtgtggggcacgaaaaTACTGACTTTATAACgagtcaatggcggcgaaaaggttaaaggcAAAGGTACTCACTTCAACAAAAATCAGTAACATACCTGGTAATGAAGCTGGTAGGGTTCTGAGGCACAGCCTGCACCCTCCATGACTTCGGCTTGTCGTTGAACAGCACATACTTGATCTCTTGGCCAAGCCCCATCTCGGTCTCAAGGTCAAACAGGTGCTCCTTCCAGGGGAACCTGGAAATTGTAAAGTGGCTGTCAAAAGCTGTGCTTTTTCTAGCACAgtcattaaatacattgaatATATGTGACTGCGGCCAGCAAACATCCCACTTTGTCACTTACCTTTAATGATTAACCTATCAAGGCATTTTTATGGCAGGCGACAAAGTGGGATTTTGCCAGCCACGGTCACATATTGATCATTAAAATTAGGAGCTAAAGCTATTGCCACACTAATGGTATAGTAAAGGTGTTGGTAAAGAAACTGATTCTCCATATTTGGAAACGGTGTAGTGTCCGTTCGTGAATCATctaatgaaacaaagttttgtaGTTGCAAAGTTCATATGCTCTAGCTGCTCAAAGacaaatgcaattttatttttttaaataaagatttaaaatagAATGGAGAGGTTGAACTTTTTAGAGGCCTTTGGGTAGAGCatacaaactaaaaatattgaattgtcaATTTATGATCATTGATTGGCACATACATTTCCACACCATGGGATACCAAGTAGAAATCTTAATATGGACATGACTCAAATGCCACGATCTTGTTCGAAAAATagtacaaatataatattattaaacatgaaatgtGTTACACaagtattataaaaaattacctTTCTGTAAATTCCAAAATCTGGCCCGACTTGTGAACCTCAAATCTAGATTCTATCGCAGACTTGACATAATCTCTAGCGGGCAGCCAAACTGATATAAAATAGTTAGTAGTGTAAAGAAACTCTTCACTAACAAGTTTCATAGCTTTCTTGAACACCTCATCTAGGTCCACTTTAGCACTAGAGTTCCATTCTGGGTTTAAGCGACCCACTCTTGTACTTAAATGTGTTCTTATCTTGTATTTTGGCTCCTCACTGGTCATAGGTACTCCATTATCAATAGCATCTATTTCTTCAATGAAGTTTTCATATACTTTCTTGTAAATGATCCTTAAATCTTCTGATTGTAGCGGGACTTCCTTAGGAGCAATGGTTTGGATGACATCCTCACCATAATATGCGTAAACTAGACCAGCTGAACTTAATCTGAAacaagtacaaaataaaattataataatattgcttTCACAATAATTTATTAGAATTGCCATTGATAAAgtgaaatatttaagtatattccTATCACAAATGAAACATCTCAATAGGCTccacacaaagcgagcataCGCACGAGACTTGCCTCAGCCGAGCCGTcacatctacactggccggtttgtgcctgaggaaattgcctcgcacgtatgcctgctctgtgtggacctgcttAATAGGGGTGTTGATGTAAATCATCatctatttaaataattaattttacaccATGCTTGAAATGCAACACCAGAACATTAATAGAAAAATCTAGacagttatttttagacacaatttttattttataaataatataggtcAATAATAGTAACTAACTTAGGTAACTTAAACGTGACGTCATTGACTTGTATTTTCAAAACAATCCATCACTGCAAATCATCAAAATAGAATTTACTAGTAGTCAAATGACCTATAATATATGATGGTTAATAAAAGGAGTTAACACACAAACCGAAGCAATATTTTCAACCTAGCTCACAAGGAGCTGGCCCAAAGAACCtatgttaataattaaataatttacctTAAACCTAtgaattagaataaaaaaaaagtctgcATAAAATATAGTACAGAAGTTGGTTACATCTTACATAAAACACAGGAAACACAAATTTTACCAGCAATTGGCATCTGACTTAATCTATGAATACCCACATAGGTACAAAACATTATCAAACATAAAgagtaataaaatattagttaatGTAAGTAAAACAGATAAAAatcttactttattttgtaCTTATCACCAAGCTCGGGCCGCAAAGAACTCAAGGTCTCGCTAAATTCTCTCTGATGATGATCGTACCGCTTTGCCTCATGGTCGAACGCCGCGCCAACATCTACCACGATATCGCAAGTCTTCAGCTTCTCCGGGTCTCTGGTGCGGACGATCTCGGCATCCTTGTACTGCGGTAGCTGCTTGAGCATGAAGCAAGCCAGGACTTCGTCGCAATGGAATACGCCATCGTGGGTTCCGATCTGGAACAATTtgaatttgaagggtaaatataaaattacatatgGCGGCGTGGCGAAATCAATATGACTTTAAGAGTGTAATTTGCGATATTAGCACAAGTTACACAAGTAAAACGTGACTACTAACCTTCATGCTTTTAAAAAGCAACGTACTAACAGAAAATGAACGCGAAGAGGAAACTAAACACGATATGGGAGAATAATGATATAAAATTGGGTGTAAAAGTTGAAATGATttcataaacattacaattaatACATTTATACATCAAAATAGTTCTGAAACTCGTGGCTATATAGCTATTACTTACAAGAAAAAATGACGTTTTGTTTGTCGGAGCCGGAGAAACAGCAAATCGCCGGTGACGCCATTTTGTGAGTGAATGAAATGAACGAATGTTTTTTTAATCGTCTAGTGCTTTGCAATGTGGTACCAAAAACCGGTAAAATAATCGAGTAGATAATAGTATCGATTATAAACAACTCGGTCTTTCCTGAAGTTCTGGCGTAAGCAGGAGATAACTAAAACTAACTGCTGATTTTCGATGATGGCCCTCGAGGTGTAAACACGCGAGTTTTAAATGGCCTGATTACCAGTTccccggacgatatcggcctgtcagttatttgcaaaaactgacaatcgcgaataactgacagggcGATATAGTCCCGTGAACTGCCCGCATAGCCAACGTGCTACTGTGTGCCCCTTTGGTTAGATTCCAACTAAACTCAGGGTTGGCGCGGCGTCCAAGTTGATGTgggatatacaccgtgttttttagggttccgtacccaaagggtaaaacggaaccctattactaagactccgctgtccgtccgtccgtctgtcaccaggctgtatctcatgaaccgtgatagacagacagttgaaattttcacagatgatgtatttctgttgccgctttaacaacaaatactaaataataaaataaataataaataaataataaataaaaataaataaatggcatTGGTAATATTCAAAAAAGAGCATGATTAAAACATtgataaaaattgtgtgatgtaCGTAGCCTTTGGATCCCGAGCCCGACTGGAACTTGACCCAATACACCTAACATACTTATCGTGCGTAGTACTTACGTCTTGAAACGTCGTCATTGGCAAAATCCCTCCTGCCAAAACACACAAGAGGGgaagccataaaaaaaaatcaggaaaatactcatttcaggGGTAcctaattatgatattcctagcgaaattttcgtaacgatattttatcaaattaacatcataaaaagtgtaaaaagccggTTTATatagttcattataagtttttcttcaattgtgtgctaatatttcatcatatattttgtgtaaaaatctaaactgttactttacgctagggcttgacaaaatgttcatatgactgtatcgataacttgtcggtatattagtaggtatggaattagttgttcacaagacatcattaagatattaacctttataaccgacttgaaataataacgattgttatacataataccttttttgaaggtgtaCATGTTTAGCGGTAAATTTAAAcgtcactttccaacacagtacttacattttaaccgcTTTTCCAAGGCTTtaccgccaacacaaggaaacacaagacagcgtatacttgtacacagcgtatacacacccaacccaacttgtcagtagaaagagGCACgaatatcaaattaaaaaaataaattaattaaaggtACTATAAGCGCTAATAGGGtgtaatagtagtaataatactcacacctataatattttttttatgaaaacaaacacatttaaaaaagtagtcgataaagcagttaaatatcgatagattattaatatgttgtaacatgacatcactatttttgttcgcacatagacaatttaggcacacacttgcatttcatttttggtcgcactgaTGTCGCACTTTAGAAGTTTTACTGTCGTTCTTTTAcattctattttattctatttgtaTGGGCCGGGCCGTAAGTTACTGAATTAAGTGTGTGCAAATTAATTACTAACGTAGTACGAACTAGGCTTTAGTCTTATAACAATGAAGTTGTGCTCagataattttgaactattCGCCGACTAGGCTACTTTTATAAACATGATGCCTACATAACAGAGGATTTCCACTAAGAGACAAGGACATaagatatttcttttttttttttgcaaaatttgggataaattaaaacacataccgggtgtggcctgtaacacgagcaaaaaataagtactcctgaaactgaccaacatttgttcagcgactttaaaaaaaaaaacttgtattttgatttttagcatactttataagtttattctaagacgcattagacgcaatgtattgcgaattttattaagtttaaggtggttcgattttcatacaaaaaacaatcgctatttatttattaattacacaatattattacataaatagttgcgcatctatctactttcgaatattcatttgcgctaaattaatagaaaaactttgtttcatacagaaatcatgcaataatcaacgttatatttttataaattttactcatgtgtgtgtgacaaatgtcgtgtacaaatacattgcggcgttgccactccatgcatcggcgcgacgttgcgatgtttgacgcgtttttagctgactctgtcgacactgacactcagtgtgaccaggcgtacgataattgtcgtacatgtacgataatttgggccccggtatgacgtaatcttccaaagagcattatcgtacactaaagtactataatttcagcccttggatgatgccacccagtgccggattaaccattaagcaaaataagcacttgcttagggcaccacgtctaggggggcaccaaaatcgtaggaaaaaaacgcgcaggctgcatcgcagtcgttgtacttatgtacacgaaactttttgtcgactttgacgtgtgcaagtacccatctaataacgaagggtcgtaatagagtgaggacacgtcagcacatctccaacccttCGCGGATGCCCTCAAAGTagtccattgaataaaaagttctagagtgcgtgagttagtaacgtaagatgtttcttcggaaacatgtcaagagtccctaggtaataaacatactaaaaccccgggacactaggaggagccccggagtggggggagggggggaaagggtccattttttcatttttcgcttaaatctcaaaaacggtacatgttagagaaaaactttcaaggaaaagttgaaaggccataaaattatctacaagttgtacctaaatcatttttttctattcccagccgtttctgagttacacgcagtaaaaaatgattttggctcaaacaatttccccatactacatacccatgtttatcacatcaatcgatcaaaaaatatttctttcttccaaaaaactcaaatgtgcaacttgtgaccggtactgatagattgctcttaattaggtctataattggtaaaataaacacattcctccatggaagcctttaggaggaatcgattgtcaaaatattatattagggtagtttgagttactgaacttgatctttttattttttttcttccaaaaaactcaaaagtgcaacttgtgaccggtacagatagattgctcataattagatctatcattgataaaaataccagATTCCACCACGGAGGCGTTTACggggaattgaattttattagggtagttacgatacttgaactttttattttttttcttccaaaaagctcaaaagtgcaacttgtgaccggtactgatagattgctcttaattaggtctatcattggtaaaaaaaacacattcctccatggaagcctttaggaggaatcgattgtcaaaatattatattagggtagttacgcaacttgacctttttattttttttcttccaaaaagctcaaaagtgcaacttgtgaccggtaccgatagattgctcataattaggtctatcattgataaaaaaaccagATTCCACCATGGAGGCGTTTAggaggaattgaattttattagggtagttacgatacttgaacttttttttttcctctaGTGCCTCTCATATGACATCAATGTCCCAACATTATCCGTGTGGGGATAATGTTGGGACATTGATGGGGGGATGGCAGTCTGTAGGAAACACCCTGGAGCCCATAAAAACCGAAGATCCACCAGCACCAGAGGCCTTACTACAGACCATATTTTGCCGTTGCACTAAAGATTGTGCTAGCGGCAAATGTGGATGCCGAAAAGCAATGCTCAAATGTTCAGCGGCATGCCTTCATTGCCAAGGGAAATGCCTTAACAGCGTATCCATtcaggaagatgatgatgatggtgatgGTGATGACGAAGAGCTTCACCACGAATCACCTACATCTGAGGATGAACAAATAATAGAAGAAGAACTCTTAACAGGACCGTCCCAACCCAAAAGGATGAAAAAGTagtcgtcatcatcatcatcatcattatcatcgtcGTTTCTTACAATCCACAACAAAAACGGAGAAAAAACGGTCGTCTGCGGGCACCCTaagttggtaaaataaaaagttttcgaatttttcacctttcatgggatgtagctcgaaaacggctgggaatagaaaaaaatgatttaggtacaacttgtagataattttatggcctttcaacttttccttgaaagtttttctctaacatgtaccgcttttgagatttaagcgaaaaatgaaaaaatggaccctttccccccctccccccactccggggctcctcctagtgtcccggggttttagtatgtttattacctagggactcttgacatgtttccgaagaaacatcttacgttactaactcacgcactctagaccccccttggagggactcattcaatggactaaagctcatagccaaaatatcttaccgtcgggcttgtggccaaccgattttctcgacgtagattaccgattttgtagcgaattttgctctcttacacgccagatgtgtcggcctggccgagttgctgcagaaccacgatcctgcgacctaattgtcaaactgttataaagggccccgcgaaggcacAAAACCAAAAGCAACTTATCAAGTTTCGGTTTCcagttaagccaaaggccgagcagtaggagaaccatgattacataggttcgatttcaagcccctcttttgcagttcggcgttaggtcatgtgacgctaggccttctactttgtgcaaactgccttactttcacttaacatggatccaaatctaagctgtcctctctggaagctgggccttctgccttgctcacacctcgccatcagttgtattgtatgataacccaccgcgatcggacgctccggacgttcagccattcatacctcgccagtggtcaaattcaaatgctttcttccagctcgacctttggcctcatccatgCCTCATCcataagcgccgatcgaacgctccgcgcgttcagccttatgaaaagctcagccttagactttgcctttaaaaacactgatttaaactttcacgatttaggccaatcaaattagatccaaaaatagcgttttgagaaattaattcccagcaagctggaaaatgttttaatactttcacttcattctaaatgcgtgtaatccaagtttgctccatcccaggtggtatgcatacattttgggattcTTAGGAGATCATTTTTTCCTTTCGAATTCACTTGATTTTGAAGGACATAGGACAGTTCGTGGAttagacactggtaagaaggcgttttcggatttttaacatgattttaccaaaaataaaaaatgtcgacctttttatacaatttagactaggaatacatattagggtaccttcaataaatcaatatgttttattgcaagaacatagttaaattacatttcggatcctcagatatcagatttagaacaaattttccgtcggacgtaccgttttcgattttcaagcaaaaaaaactgaaaaagaggaaacatttatgcacgtacctcctggaatggagcaaactcggattacacgcatttttaggacaaaattcgaaaaaaactaattttattgcCCTAATtatgacacattattatttaagaaaacgggatataatcgcgtttgattaagttctaaaattacctccaacgtcaagataatgatgtcgacttaaCCCACTCTTCtacgagaccatggggacaacgccgtttttgaaacgtcgggtcagaggtaattttaaaacttaccctattaagtcccgttttcgtaaacaataatttgctatttaagacacttgcggccattggttcttgttctgacaagaaccaatggccaatggctaagctcCTACTGAAGCTCTGCCTTTGCCCTCagatgaatgagcttcgcaggaaaacTCTAGAGGTTGCTAAACCCTGTGCGCAGTACTGCCTATGCCTTTTATGTCTTCTCACACTTGGACATTGGTTGGCTCgcctccggccttatgcgaagcacgatcttcaatttgcgaacacttgaccttacacactgttggaacattactgctgcagtactgtcaatttccgtgataaaatgatgtattGGAtttaaaattctattctcagcaataatgcggcaataaacgtcactcaatttaccaagaaaattcaatgtaatcttgatgagggggcaccatggtctagaaatgcttagggcatcaaaatgtcttaatccggcactgatgccaccttaaaagtctagtaatttgaagcaaaatatgacactttcactcagaaataggctaaaattagtttcctttgggtgttcggctccttggtgtaagtttaaagtttaaaatgtcacaacttcctgtataccgtttgagtctatcccaaaaatacacaaacataaacagattttttgcgcaatttagacgaaaattgtcttttttttattattaattggaaatttaagcttattttgctagacatttttaggggctgcctttttgattggcgtacgatatttttttcaacggtacaataatattgacattcgagtacgataattctcttccgctcacctggcaacactgctgaaacttgacaggacctgggggccaccgcgaaaacctaaattcgcaaattgcggggatctttctcttttactctcactaagacgtaattagagtgacagagaaaaatgcccgaaattgacgaatttcgattttcccggtagccgccctggtgcttgaggtacttgatagaaaacaacgctgccgcatgttctgaattgtgattttatgtgtttttggattgaaaatgatagcaacgtctaaatca
The nucleotide sequence above comes from Cydia pomonella isolate Wapato2018A chromosome 2, ilCydPomo1, whole genome shotgun sequence. Encoded proteins:
- the LOC133531579 gene encoding MYG1 exonuclease, which encodes MFMKSFQLLHPILYHYSPISCLVSSSRSFSVSTLLFKSMKIGTHDGVFHCDEVLACFMLKQLPQYKDAEIVRTRDPEKLKTCDIVVDVGAAFDHEAKRYDHHQREFSETLSSLRPELGDKYKIKLSSAGLVYAYYGEDVIQTIAPKEVPLQSEDLRIIYKKVYENFIEEIDAIDNGVPMTSEEPKYKIRTHLSTRVGRLNPEWNSSAKVDLDEVFKKAMKLVSEEFLYTTNYFISVWLPARDYVKSAIESRFEVHKSGQILEFTERFPWKEHLFDLETEMGLGQEIKYVLFNDKPKSWRVQAVPQNPTSFITRKPLHKEWWGVRDELLSDVAAIPDCVFCHSTGFIGGNATREGALKMAVASLEA